In the Flavisolibacter tropicus genome, one interval contains:
- the mgtE gene encoding magnesium transporter yields MALEQLTQEFEHLLQTGDNLEIRQFLDDQNISDIAELVYEYPEQESKIIAGMAVHRAVGVFKILEFPTQQRIIQTLPPSKTAELLNELPADDRTSFLEELPSNAVRELIKLMDPNERKITLSLLGYPENSVGRLMNPDYVYVYEYNTVAEVLDTIRKVGKNTETIDVIYVINEKGELLDDIRIREFILADPDMKVADLMDERTIALNAFDDQEVANEAFKMNNRVALPVVSNSNKLLGIVTIDDVLWVASEEFSEDIQKIGGTEALDQPYLEMPLLRLFKKRIVWLIVLFLGEMLTATAMAYFEDEIAKAVVLALFVPLIISSGGNSGSQASTLIIQAMAVGEISLRDWWRVMRREISSGLLLGTVLGLVGFLRIFVWHSVTPEIYGEHWMMLGITVGVALLGVVLWGTLCGSMLPMILKRLGADPAVSSAPFVATLVDVTGLIIYFSVAFLTLSGKLL; encoded by the coding sequence ATGGCGTTGGAGCAATTGACACAGGAATTTGAACATCTGTTGCAAACAGGCGACAATTTGGAGATCCGTCAGTTTCTGGATGACCAGAATATCAGTGATATAGCAGAATTGGTGTATGAGTATCCGGAGCAGGAGAGCAAGATCATTGCTGGCATGGCTGTGCATCGCGCCGTGGGCGTATTTAAAATACTTGAATTCCCTACCCAACAACGGATTATTCAAACCCTCCCTCCTAGCAAAACAGCCGAATTGCTTAACGAGCTGCCGGCAGATGACCGCACCTCTTTCCTGGAAGAATTGCCCAGCAATGCTGTACGAGAACTGATCAAGCTGATGGATCCTAATGAACGCAAGATCACCTTGTCTTTGTTGGGGTACCCGGAGAACAGCGTAGGCCGCCTTATGAACCCCGACTATGTTTATGTATACGAATACAACACCGTAGCGGAGGTATTGGATACAATCCGTAAGGTGGGCAAGAACACAGAGACCATTGACGTTATTTATGTAATCAATGAAAAGGGCGAGCTTTTAGACGATATCCGAATACGTGAATTTATCCTTGCTGACCCGGATATGAAAGTTGCGGATCTAATGGACGAGCGGACTATTGCCCTTAATGCATTTGATGACCAGGAAGTAGCCAATGAGGCGTTCAAGATGAATAACCGTGTGGCACTGCCAGTGGTAAGCAACAGCAATAAACTGCTGGGTATTGTAACGATCGATGACGTTTTGTGGGTAGCCAGTGAGGAGTTTAGTGAAGACATACAAAAGATTGGTGGTACAGAAGCGTTGGACCAACCTTACCTGGAAATGCCGCTTTTACGCTTGTTCAAAAAGCGGATCGTTTGGCTGATTGTATTGTTTCTGGGAGAAATGTTAACTGCCACCGCCATGGCTTATTTTGAAGACGAAATAGCTAAGGCCGTAGTGTTAGCGCTCTTTGTCCCCCTGATCATTTCCAGTGGCGGTAATAGCGGCTCACAAGCTTCTACGCTTATTATTCAAGCAATGGCGGTTGGTGAAATCTCCTTACGTGACTGGTGGCGTGTAATGCGCCGGGAGATCTCTTCTGGGCTATTATTAGGAACTGTATTAGGACTGGTAGGCTTCTTACGCATTTTTGTATGGCATTCCGTTACACCAGAAATCTATGGAGAACACTGGATGATGCTTGGCATTACGGTAGGTGTGGCCCTTTTAGGTGTGGTATTATGGGGAACACTTTGTGGAAGTATGTTACCCATGATCTTAAAACGCCTTGGCGCAGACCCCGCTGTAAGCTCTGCGCCATTTGTAGCCACCCTTGTTGATGTAACTGGCCTGATTATTTATTTCTCCGTGGCGTTCCTTACCTTAAGTGGAAAACTCCTCTAA
- the ruvX gene encoding Holliday junction resolvase RuvX yields the protein MARILSIDYGGKRTGLAVTDPLQIIATGLCTVETPKLMSFLKDYFAKEPVELILIGMPTNWDDSDTHATPLVKKFIEQFKKNFPAMPVKEVDERYTSKMASQAIAQMGLKKKQRQNKALVDEVAATIMLQEYLRQF from the coding sequence ATGGCTCGAATTCTCTCAATAGACTACGGTGGTAAAAGAACAGGATTAGCGGTGACAGATCCTTTGCAGATTATTGCAACAGGCCTCTGCACTGTGGAAACCCCCAAGCTAATGAGCTTTCTAAAGGATTATTTTGCTAAAGAGCCGGTAGAGCTGATACTAATTGGAATGCCTACCAATTGGGATGATTCAGATACACATGCCACGCCCTTAGTAAAAAAGTTCATCGAACAGTTTAAAAAGAACTTCCCAGCTATGCCTGTTAAAGAAGTTGACGAGCGTTATACTTCCAAAATGGCCTCCCAAGCCATTGCTCAAATGGGTTTAAAGAAAAAGCAGCGGCAAAATAAAGCCTTAGTGGACGAAGTAGCCGCTACCATCATGCTACAAGAGTACCTAAGGCAATTTTAG
- a CDS encoding SET domain-containing protein-lysine N-methyltransferase yields the protein MKPISFLHQALYVAKTKEMGRGVFTSEPLDAGTVIEISPVIVMSGKDWTLLDQTLLHDYIFKWGKAEKQCCMALGYIPLYNHAYTSNCDYQMNFRQQLIAIVTVQPIEAGGELLINYNGEANDRTPLWFDAK from the coding sequence ATGAAGCCAATATCGTTTCTGCACCAGGCATTATATGTAGCAAAAACAAAGGAGATGGGGAGAGGCGTGTTTACTAGCGAGCCTTTAGATGCTGGTACAGTCATTGAAATATCTCCAGTTATTGTAATGTCTGGAAAAGACTGGACGCTGCTGGATCAAACGCTACTACACGACTACATTTTTAAATGGGGAAAAGCAGAAAAACAATGTTGTATGGCCTTGGGCTATATACCCCTTTACAATCATGCCTATACTTCCAACTGTGATTATCAGATGAATTTTCGCCAACAACTCATTGCCATAGTTACGGTGCAGCCCATTGAAGCCGGAGGAGAGTTGTTAATTAATTATAATGGCGAAGCAAATGATAGAACTCCACTTTGGTTTGATGCGAAATAG
- a CDS encoding RNA methyltransferase, with protein MKNEEIIPRKLSMDELNRKTVDEFKQSDKLPIVVILENIRSAYNVGSMFRTADAFLLEAIYICGYTAHPPHKEIKKTALGAEDTVHWKYIKPIEEAMAELRAEGYKIYAVEQAENSLKLHAASFKPDEKIAVILGNEVTGVEQSTIAACDGCIEIPQLGMKHSLNVSVAGGVVLWELVRAKLSEPGFGEM; from the coding sequence GTGAAAAACGAAGAGATCATTCCGCGGAAGCTCTCCATGGACGAGCTGAACCGCAAAACAGTAGATGAATTTAAGCAGTCGGATAAGCTGCCAATTGTAGTGATTTTGGAAAATATCCGTAGTGCCTATAACGTGGGGTCCATGTTCCGTACAGCTGATGCCTTCCTGCTGGAAGCCATTTATATCTGTGGCTATACGGCCCATCCGCCTCATAAAGAGATCAAAAAAACTGCTTTAGGCGCTGAGGATACCGTGCATTGGAAATACATTAAGCCAATTGAAGAAGCCATGGCTGAACTGCGTGCAGAGGGTTATAAGATCTATGCGGTAGAGCAGGCGGAGAATAGCCTTAAGCTTCATGCTGCGAGCTTTAAGCCTGACGAGAAGATCGCCGTGATCTTGGGAAATGAGGTGACAGGGGTGGAGCAGTCAACGATTGCTGCTTGTGATGGTTGTATAGAGATTCCGCAGTTGGGTATGAAGCACTCCCTGAATGTATCTGTAGCTGGTGGGGTAGTGTTGTGGGAGTTGGTGAGAGCTAAGTTGTCTGAACCAGGATTTGGGGAGATGTAA
- the mutS gene encoding DNA mismatch repair protein MutS: MSVIFAAATMSKQKTAETPLMQQHKAIKARYPDAVLLFRVGDFYETFGQDAVIASQVLGITLTKRNNGSASENELAGFPHHALDTYLHKLVKAGYRVAICDQLEDPKTVKGIVKRGVTEMVTPGTTTNDKLLEHGTNNFLAAVHFANEQYGLAFLDISTGEFFTAQGDREYAEKLLTGFKPAEVVYQRHHQKRFKEEFGAKFYTYTLDEWIFSEQYAQESLLKHFDTHSLKGFGIDSFHLGLVAASAVLHYLKDTEHPNLQHITSIQRIEQHDYLWMDRFTIRNLELLHSTTENGNTLLKILDNTVTPMGARLLKRWIVFPLKDINKINERLDVVEHFVLNTDLRNKLMHAARQCGDMERLVAKIPLKKINPRELLQLARALRQIEVIKQLCNTSDNAYLKRLADALNPCFYIADKITSHIIDNPPALASKGGFINASVHAELDELRNIAHNGKEYLLQMQQRESEATGISSLKIGFNNVFGYYLEVTNVHKNKVPAQWMRKQTLANAERYITPELKDYEEKIVTAEEKMQAIEMQLFDSLVNELHDFISNIQTNAQVVATLDCLCCFANNALQYNYKKPQLHDGNELIIKEGRHPVIERTIPAGETYISNDLELNKSEQQIIILTGPNMSGKSALLRQTALITLMAHMGSFVPASEAHVSLTDKIFTRVGASDNLSAGESTFMVEMNETASIINNVSDRCLILLDEIGRGTSTYDGISIAWSIAEHLHNSPFQPKTFFATHYHELNELEEKLSRVKNYHVTNKEVGNKIIFLRKLAPGGSTHSFGIHVARMAGMPPELVDRAKDVLKQLETKHVDGNTKQAIKEISAPKMQLSIFDAHSQTFDDIRKMLDGIDINRLTPVEALLKLNEIKGMVK; this comes from the coding sequence GTGTCTGTTATTTTTGCCGCTGCCACTATGAGTAAGCAAAAGACAGCCGAGACGCCACTGATGCAGCAACACAAAGCTATTAAAGCCCGGTACCCAGATGCCGTACTGCTGTTTCGTGTGGGTGATTTTTATGAAACGTTTGGACAAGATGCAGTAATTGCTTCTCAAGTTCTGGGGATTACACTTACTAAGCGTAACAATGGATCAGCCTCTGAAAACGAGCTGGCTGGCTTTCCGCATCATGCCTTAGACACCTATTTACATAAACTGGTAAAAGCAGGTTACCGTGTAGCCATCTGCGACCAGCTGGAAGATCCTAAAACCGTAAAGGGTATTGTAAAGAGGGGTGTTACCGAAATGGTAACACCTGGTACCACTACCAATGACAAATTACTAGAGCACGGCACTAACAACTTCCTGGCAGCGGTACACTTTGCCAACGAACAATACGGCCTGGCCTTCCTCGATATCTCAACCGGTGAATTCTTTACCGCTCAAGGTGATAGAGAATATGCCGAGAAACTATTAACTGGTTTCAAACCAGCCGAAGTAGTGTACCAGCGTCACCATCAGAAACGCTTTAAAGAAGAATTTGGCGCTAAGTTCTATACCTATACCCTGGATGAGTGGATCTTTAGTGAACAATACGCCCAGGAGAGCTTACTCAAACATTTTGATACCCACTCGCTGAAAGGTTTTGGTATTGACTCTTTTCATTTAGGTTTGGTGGCCGCCAGTGCAGTGCTGCATTATTTAAAAGACACAGAGCATCCTAACTTGCAGCATATTACTTCCATCCAACGCATAGAACAACATGACTACCTGTGGATGGACCGCTTTACCATTCGCAACCTGGAACTGTTACACAGTACAACTGAGAATGGCAATACACTCCTGAAAATATTGGACAATACAGTGACGCCCATGGGTGCCCGCTTGCTTAAACGCTGGATTGTATTTCCTTTAAAAGATATCAATAAGATCAATGAGCGACTGGATGTAGTAGAGCATTTTGTTTTGAACACAGACCTCAGAAATAAGTTGATGCATGCCGCTCGACAGTGTGGCGATATGGAACGCTTAGTGGCCAAGATCCCACTGAAAAAGATCAACCCAAGAGAACTATTACAACTGGCACGTGCATTACGCCAAATCGAAGTGATCAAGCAATTGTGCAACACCAGTGATAACGCCTATTTAAAGCGCCTGGCCGATGCGCTCAATCCTTGTTTCTATATTGCTGATAAGATTACATCGCACATTATAGACAATCCACCAGCACTTGCTTCTAAAGGCGGATTTATCAATGCATCTGTTCATGCGGAACTGGACGAGCTACGCAATATTGCCCATAACGGTAAAGAATATTTGCTGCAAATGCAGCAACGCGAATCGGAAGCAACCGGCATTTCTTCTTTGAAGATCGGGTTCAACAATGTGTTTGGTTATTATTTAGAAGTAACCAACGTACATAAGAATAAAGTACCCGCGCAGTGGATGCGGAAGCAGACATTGGCCAATGCCGAACGCTATATCACACCCGAGTTGAAAGACTACGAGGAAAAGATTGTTACGGCAGAAGAAAAGATGCAAGCTATTGAAATGCAGTTGTTTGACAGCCTGGTAAACGAGCTGCACGACTTCATCTCCAATATTCAAACCAATGCACAAGTAGTAGCTACATTGGATTGCTTGTGTTGTTTTGCCAACAATGCCTTGCAATACAATTATAAGAAGCCGCAACTTCATGATGGTAATGAATTGATCATTAAAGAAGGGCGCCACCCTGTAATTGAACGAACAATACCAGCCGGGGAAACCTATATCAGCAATGATCTGGAATTAAATAAATCAGAGCAGCAGATCATCATCCTTACGGGCCCCAACATGAGTGGTAAGTCTGCGCTCCTGCGCCAGACAGCTCTTATTACATTGATGGCGCATATGGGATCTTTTGTCCCAGCATCAGAGGCACATGTTTCATTAACCGATAAGATCTTTACTCGTGTTGGTGCTTCTGATAACCTCAGTGCCGGCGAAAGTACCTTCATGGTTGAAATGAATGAAACTGCTTCCATTATCAATAATGTAAGTGATCGTTGTTTGATTCTGTTGGATGAAATTGGGCGTGGCACCTCTACTTACGATGGCATCTCTATTGCCTGGAGTATTGCAGAACATCTGCACAATTCGCCTTTCCAACCCAAAACATTCTTTGCTACACACTATCATGAACTGAATGAGCTTGAAGAAAAACTATCGCGTGTTAAGAATTACCATGTAACCAATAAAGAGGTTGGAAACAAGATCATCTTCCTGCGTAAGCTAGCACCCGGAGGTTCTACCCACAGCTTTGGTATTCATGTGGCACGCATGGCGGGAATGCCGCCTGAGTTGGTAGACCGCGCTAAAGATGTATTAAAACAACTGGAAACCAAACATGTGGATGGAAATACCAAGCAGGCTATTAAAGAGATAAGCGCCCCCAAAATGCAGCTAAGTATTTTTGATGCCCATAGTCAAACCTTTGATGATATACGCAAAATGTTGGATGGTATTGATATTAACCGCCTAACGCCAGTGGAGGCTTTATTGAAGCTCAATGAGATCAAAGGAATGGTGAAATAA
- the glmS gene encoding glutamine--fructose-6-phosphate transaminase (isomerizing), with product MCGIVAYIGPREAYPVILKGLKRLEYRGYDSSGVALLNGSGLQVHKKKGKVAELEETLQGKDLHSHIGIGHTRWATHGEPSDRNAHPHTSASGRLAMIHNGIIENYAQLKQDLINKGYTFHSDTDTEVLLNFIEDILKNNNSSLEEAVRIALKRVVGAYVIVLIDNETPDTLIAARKGSPLVIGIGKNEHFLASDASPIIEYTKEVVYVNDYEMAIIKPDELILKNLGNERQTPFITKLDMELAAIEKGGYDHFMLKEIFEQPQTIYDCLRGRLDATAGTITMSGVEKYAEQIMNANRIVMVACGTSWHAGLVAEYIFEELCRINVEVEYASEFRYRNPVINKGDVIIAISQSGETADTLVAIENAKAKGAIILGVVNVVGSSIARISDAGAYTHAGPEIGVASTKAFTAQLAVLTMIALKVAHMKGSIDQQRYIHLLKELDAIPEKVTRLLEQEEQIKKLAEKYKDAQDFLFLGRGYNFPVALEGALKLKEISYIHAEGYPAAEMKHGPIALVDENLPVVFIATKDSYHEKVISNMQEIKARKGKVIAIITEGDEHSTALANDVIVVPEADEIVAPMLSTIPTQLLAYYIGVAKDFDVDKPRNLAKSVTVE from the coding sequence ATGTGTGGAATTGTTGCCTACATCGGACCCCGTGAAGCCTATCCTGTCATTTTAAAAGGTCTAAAGCGCCTGGAATACCGTGGGTATGACAGTAGCGGTGTTGCCTTATTAAACGGATCTGGCTTACAAGTACATAAAAAGAAAGGCAAAGTAGCCGAACTGGAAGAAACCCTTCAAGGCAAAGACCTACACTCTCATATTGGTATAGGGCATACGCGTTGGGCAACACACGGTGAGCCCAGCGACCGTAATGCACACCCGCACACTTCTGCCAGTGGTAGATTGGCAATGATCCATAATGGGATCATTGAAAACTACGCCCAACTGAAACAAGACCTTATTAATAAAGGCTATACATTTCATAGCGATACCGATACAGAAGTATTATTGAACTTCATTGAAGACATCTTAAAGAACAACAACAGCTCGCTGGAAGAGGCGGTGCGTATAGCATTAAAGCGCGTAGTAGGCGCTTATGTAATTGTGTTGATCGATAATGAAACACCAGATACTTTGATTGCAGCCCGCAAGGGAAGCCCATTGGTAATTGGTATCGGTAAAAATGAGCATTTCCTGGCTTCTGATGCCTCTCCAATTATTGAGTACACCAAAGAAGTAGTGTATGTAAATGATTATGAGATGGCTATAATTAAGCCCGATGAATTGATCTTAAAGAACCTAGGTAATGAGCGTCAAACGCCATTCATTACTAAGCTGGATATGGAGCTGGCGGCTATTGAGAAAGGGGGCTACGACCATTTCATGCTGAAAGAGATCTTTGAACAGCCTCAAACAATTTATGACTGCTTGCGTGGCCGTTTAGACGCGACTGCAGGTACCATTACCATGAGCGGTGTTGAAAAATATGCCGAGCAGATCATGAATGCTAATCGCATAGTAATGGTAGCATGTGGTACCAGCTGGCATGCCGGCTTAGTGGCTGAATACATCTTTGAAGAACTATGCCGCATCAATGTAGAAGTAGAATATGCTTCTGAGTTCCGGTACCGCAACCCGGTTATTAATAAAGGCGATGTGATCATTGCCATTTCCCAAAGTGGTGAAACGGCAGATACGCTTGTAGCTATTGAGAACGCAAAAGCAAAAGGAGCCATTATACTTGGAGTCGTAAACGTAGTAGGTTCTTCTATTGCACGTATTTCTGACGCCGGCGCTTATACGCACGCAGGTCCAGAGATTGGTGTAGCATCAACAAAAGCCTTCACTGCTCAATTAGCGGTATTAACCATGATCGCATTGAAGGTGGCGCACATGAAAGGCTCTATCGACCAACAGCGCTACATACACTTATTAAAAGAACTGGATGCTATACCTGAAAAAGTAACACGCTTACTGGAGCAAGAAGAACAAATCAAGAAGTTAGCTGAGAAGTATAAAGATGCGCAAGACTTCCTGTTCCTGGGTAGAGGGTATAACTTCCCTGTAGCCTTGGAAGGTGCATTAAAGCTGAAAGAAATCTCTTACATCCACGCAGAGGGTTATCCAGCAGCAGAAATGAAGCACGGTCCTATTGCGTTGGTAGATGAAAACTTACCTGTGGTATTTATTGCGACGAAAGATTCGTACCATGAGAAAGTGATCAGCAATATGCAGGAAATCAAAGCCCGTAAAGGAAAAGTGATTGCCATCATTACAGAAGGCGATGAACATAGTACGGCACTGGCAAATGATGTAATTGTTGTTCCAGAAGCTGATGAAATTGTAGCACCAATGCTAAGCACCATTCCTACACAGCTACTAGCCTATTATATTGGCGTAGCGAAAGACTTTGATGTAGACAAACCAAGAAACCTGGCTAAGTCTGTTACAGTAGAATAA
- a CDS encoding RluA family pseudouridine synthase, which produces MNQEQELPENIENAESSDELYERFQFKIDKGQEPFRIDKFLMGRIEGATRNKLQQAINTGMVLVNGKEVKQNYKIKPLDEIIVYSDVSPESTDVVPEKMDLNIVYEDDDLMIINKPAGMVVHPGSGNYTGTLLNGVAYYLQQKNPEISEETLPRFGLVHRIDKNTSGLLVLAKTDKAMRHLAKQFFDHTVKRQYVALVWGEVEQDSGTVIAHVGRHQRFRKLFAAYPDGEHGKEAITHYKVIERLNYVSVIQCVLETGRTHQIRVHMKHLGHPLFNDDFYGGDRIVKGTVYTKYKQFVENCFAICTRQALHAKTLGFVHPTTGKEMFFDTEVAEDIKAVIEKWRNYTAPKNYES; this is translated from the coding sequence ATGAATCAGGAACAGGAACTCCCCGAAAATATAGAAAACGCCGAGAGCAGTGATGAACTGTATGAGCGATTCCAATTCAAGATCGATAAAGGCCAGGAGCCCTTTCGGATCGATAAGTTTTTAATGGGCCGTATAGAAGGGGCCACGCGTAATAAACTGCAACAGGCCATCAATACCGGTATGGTACTGGTAAATGGCAAGGAAGTAAAGCAGAATTACAAGATCAAGCCCCTTGATGAAATCATTGTGTATTCAGATGTATCGCCGGAAAGCACGGACGTAGTGCCAGAGAAAATGGACCTGAATATCGTGTATGAAGACGACGACTTGATGATCATCAACAAACCGGCTGGCATGGTGGTTCACCCCGGCAGCGGTAATTACACTGGCACCTTACTAAATGGGGTGGCGTATTACCTGCAACAAAAGAATCCAGAGATCAGCGAAGAAACCCTTCCACGGTTTGGATTGGTACACCGTATAGATAAAAACACCAGCGGACTGCTAGTGCTGGCCAAAACCGACAAAGCTATGCGCCACCTGGCCAAGCAGTTCTTTGACCACACCGTTAAGCGTCAATATGTAGCCTTAGTATGGGGTGAAGTAGAACAAGATAGCGGCACTGTGATTGCCCATGTGGGTCGACACCAACGCTTCCGCAAGCTATTTGCGGCCTACCCGGATGGTGAACATGGTAAAGAAGCTATTACACACTATAAAGTTATAGAGCGTTTGAACTATGTAAGCGTTATTCAATGCGTATTGGAAACCGGGCGTACACACCAGATCCGTGTGCATATGAAACACCTGGGCCACCCGCTTTTCAACGACGACTTCTACGGCGGTGACCGCATTGTAAAAGGAACTGTTTATACCAAGTACAAACAGTTTGTAGAAAATTGTTTTGCTATTTGCACCCGTCAGGCTTTACATGCCAAAACGTTAGGTTTTGTACACCCTACTACCGGCAAGGAAATGTTCTTTGATACAGAAGTGGCTGAGGATATTAAAGCGGTAATAGAGAAGTGGAGAAACTATACGGCACCTAAAAACTATGAGAGCTAA
- the def gene encoding peptide deformylase: MILPIVAYGHPILRKVATDINKDYPQLDKLIEDMWETMYGSNGVGLAAPQINRDIRLFVIDSAQIFENMDDQDRAEETYPDDPGTKQVFINAQIIEEQGDDWAYNEGCLSIPKIREDIYRAEEVTIEFLDEHFVKHTKTYNGITARIILHEYDHIEGKLFIDHISPLKRKLIKRKLDDIAKGNIRVDYKMMFPK; this comes from the coding sequence ATGATTTTACCAATTGTAGCCTATGGTCACCCTATCCTGCGTAAAGTAGCAACGGATATTAATAAGGATTATCCTCAGCTGGATAAACTAATTGAGGATATGTGGGAAACCATGTATGGTTCTAATGGTGTGGGATTGGCTGCCCCCCAGATCAATCGTGATATCCGCCTGTTTGTGATTGACAGTGCTCAAATCTTTGAGAACATGGATGATCAGGATCGTGCTGAAGAAACCTATCCTGATGATCCGGGCACCAAACAAGTCTTTATCAATGCGCAGATCATTGAAGAGCAAGGCGATGATTGGGCCTACAATGAAGGCTGTTTAAGTATTCCTAAGATCCGGGAAGATATCTACCGTGCTGAAGAGGTAACTATTGAGTTCCTGGATGAGCATTTTGTAAAACATACCAAAACCTATAATGGTATAACTGCTCGTATCATCCTGCACGAATACGATCATATTGAAGGAAAACTCTTCATTGATCATATTTCTCCTTTAAAACGCAAATTGATCAAGCGTAAGCTGGACGATATCGCAAAAGGAAATATCCGCGTAGATTACAAAATGATGTTCCCTAAATAA
- a CDS encoding UbiA-like polyprenyltransferase — protein MANSTSLGVGGTVKNYLSLIKFSHTIFAMPFAMIGFSLGYKFLNSLSREYGSWHEFEDALGYDIHEWSFFVWKLGLVLLCMVFARSAAMAFNRYLDRKWDALNPRTAIREIPKGIITAKNALAFTIVCCVLFIATTYFINTICLALSPVALAVVLGYSYTKRFTPLCHLILGLGLSLAPIGAYLAVTGYFHWLPILFSFTVLFWVSGFDIIYALQDEEFDKSNKLYSIPVAVGKANALRISEILHLLSAACVVAAGKFGGFGWLYWIGVLVFGGMLIYQHSIVKPNDLRRVNIAFMTANGIASVVFAVFVIADLFV, from the coding sequence ATGGCTAATAGCACAAGTTTAGGGGTTGGAGGAACGGTGAAGAATTATTTATCGCTGATCAAGTTTTCGCATACCATTTTTGCGATGCCATTTGCAATGATAGGGTTCTCTTTGGGATATAAATTCCTAAACTCATTATCTCGTGAATATGGTTCATGGCATGAGTTTGAAGATGCACTGGGATATGATATTCATGAGTGGAGTTTTTTTGTATGGAAACTAGGACTGGTTCTGTTGTGTATGGTATTTGCCCGCAGCGCAGCAATGGCGTTTAACCGTTATTTAGATCGTAAGTGGGATGCATTGAATCCAAGAACAGCAATCAGGGAAATTCCTAAAGGTATTATTACGGCTAAGAATGCTTTGGCATTCACTATTGTTTGCTGTGTATTGTTCATCGCAACCACTTATTTTATCAATACGATCTGCTTAGCTTTATCACCTGTAGCCCTGGCGGTCGTTTTAGGATATAGTTATACTAAACGTTTTACGCCTCTTTGCCATTTAATTTTGGGACTGGGTTTATCGCTGGCGCCTATAGGAGCCTACCTTGCTGTTACCGGTTATTTTCACTGGTTGCCTATTCTGTTCTCTTTTACCGTATTGTTTTGGGTAAGTGGCTTTGATATTATTTATGCTTTACAAGACGAGGAGTTTGATAAGTCCAATAAGCTTTATTCCATTCCAGTGGCAGTAGGAAAAGCAAATGCACTGCGTATTTCAGAAATATTACACTTGCTAAGCGCAGCCTGTGTGGTAGCAGCAGGCAAGTTTGGTGGCTTTGGCTGGTTATATTGGATTGGTGTTTTAGTATTTGGTGGTATGCTCATTTACCAACATTCCATTGTAAAGCCTAATGACCTGCGTCGCGTAAATATTGCCTTCATGACCGCCAATGGCATTGCTTCTGTAGTATTTGCGGTGTTTGTAATCGCGGATTTATTTGTCTGA